The genomic stretch TCCCTGGTTTGTTTTGGTAATTCGCAGAGGTGGCAGAGAAAGTGATTGAAGCAGAAGATTTCGAGAAATTGGCTAAAGATCTTCAGGATGCTTCTCCTCTCGCAGTTATCGATAAGGCACTTGAGAAATTCGGAAATGATATCGCTATTGCTTTCAGGTATACGATTGATCCTTAATTTGGACTTTGGAAATATGAAATCCAGACACTTGTTCAGATTAGTTAATAGTTTTGGACTAAGGAAGAAGGGTTGATTGTTGCAGTGGAGCGGAGGATGTGGCCTTAATCGAGTATGCGAAGTTGACGGGACGACCCTTCAGGGTGTTCAGTTTGGACACAGGGAGGCTCAACCCTGAGACTTACAAGTTCTTTGACACAGTCGAGAAGCACTATGGTATTCGAATCGAGTACATGTTTCCTGATGCGGTTGAGGTCCAGGGTCTGGTGAGGGCCAAGGGGCTTTTCTCCTTCTACGAGGACGGGCACCAGGAGTGCTGCAGAGTGAGGAAGGTGAGACCTTTGCGGAGGGCACTTAAGGGGCTTCGTGCTTGGATCACTGGGCAGCGCAAAGATCAGTCTCCAGGCACCAGGTCCGAAATCCCTGTCGTCCAGGTAGACCCATCGTTCGAAGGACTGGACGGCGGAGTCGGCAGCCTTGTTAAGTGGAACCCATTTGCAAACGTGAATGGTATCGATATCTGGAACTTCCTGCGGGCGATGAATGTGCCCGTCAATTCATTGCACGCGCAGGGTTACGTCTCAATTGGGTGCGAGCCCTGCACAAGACCGGTGTTGCCAGGGCAGCACGAGAGGGAAGGAAGGTGGTGGTGGGAGGACGCCAAGGCCAAGGAGTGTGGTCTTCACAAGGGCAACATCAAACAGGAAGGCGAGACCCAAAACGGTACAGCTAACGGAAGCGTCCAAACCAATGGAAACGCCACCGTTGCTGACATCTTCAGTTCCGGCAACGTGGTCAGCCTAACCAGGGCTGGGATTGAGAATCTCACCAGATTGGAGGACCGAAGAGAGCCCTGGCTAGTGGTGCTCTATGCTCCTTGGTGCCGTTTCTGTcaggtaatattttttttccttttgagtacCAACATCAAACACCTTGAACTGTTAGCAGAAAAGCTAACTTTTGTCGAATTTGCCAATATATGTGACAGGCAATGGAAGGATCGTACATGGAGTTGGCAGAGAAGCTAGCTGGGAGTGGTGTGAAAGTTGGAAAGTTCAGAGCAGATGGAGAGCAGAAGGAATTCGCCCAGAGAGAGCTGCAACTTGGGAGCTTCCCCACTATACTCTTTTTTCCTAAACACTCAGCAAGACCAGTCAAGTACTCTTCCGAGAAGCGAGATGTTGATTCATTGATGGCTTTCGTGAATGCCCTCCGGTGATGGGAATCACAAGTAGTCCTTAGTTCTTCAATTCTTCAGTACATAAAgatatggttttggttttagttttaatCTTTGGTTTTCAGTTTTGGGACAGGAGAGTGTATGAACATCACTGTAAATTGTTTTAGGGGACAGAATTGTCGAGAGCCCTGAAATGAGTTTTATTTGTTCTCCGGCCGTAATGAGTTTATGAGCTCTTTGTGTATAGATCATAAGCCTTccatttttggtttttggtgaGATGTGTTCCTCTGTTCCGGTTAATGTTCTGCAAAACTAAATTAAGACGAATGGGCATTGAATTGTCTTTTCTTTAATATCTTTAAAAACACACGATGAACACCCAAATTAGGGGAAGGTGGGACAGTAAGAAAGAATGCTGAAACAAGAGAGACAAAAGAGTTGAATGTGACTTCCAACCCATTGGGCTAATAAAATTGTTTTCAGAGATACAAGTCATTCTCAACAACTCTTAGTGGGCCACCATTCATTAATTTCTTTTACGGGAAGATAAGAGTATGGAGCAACCAATGAGGGGGTGATAGAACGATTTCGTAAGTAAGACAACGGAGAGGTCATTTCATGACAACTTgcagagaaaaccctaaatttacgaagagaaaaagaatagtAGTTGAAGAAGATTGCTTTCACTATTTCACTCTTGGTTCATCTTTTCAACGCCATGCACTCAAAATGAAGGCAATAATTTCAAAATTGTAGGAACGTATGTGTGGATGTTACTTATGCTATGTCAAAAGTATACATAGGAATGACTCCATATTTTCTATCTTTTGTTGGCTTAAA from Macadamia integrifolia cultivar HAES 741 chromosome 11, SCU_Mint_v3, whole genome shotgun sequence encodes the following:
- the LOC122092831 gene encoding 5'-adenylylsulfate reductase 1, chloroplastic-like, with amino-acid sequence MALAASSSAISSSISSRSLGHQELRAPQIGSFRPLDRAFVPSVAANSSGRRWLVKPVHAEPKRSDSIVPLAATVSAPEVAEKVIEAEDFEKLAKDLQDASPLAVIDKALEKFGNDIAIAFSGAEDVALIEYAKLTGRPFRVFSLDTGRLNPETYKFFDTVEKHYGIRIEYMFPDAVEVQGLVRAKGLFSFYEDGHQECCRVRKVRPLRRALKGLRAWITGQRKDQSPGTRSEIPVVQVDPSFEGLDGGVGSLVKWNPFANVNGIDIWNFLRAMNVPVNSLHAQGYVSIGCEPCTRPVLPGQHEREGRWWWEDAKAKECGLHKGNIKQEGETQNGTANGSVQTNGNATVADIFSSGNVVSLTRAGIENLTRLEDRREPWLVVLYAPWCRFCQAMEGSYMELAEKLAGSGVKVGKFRADGEQKEFAQRELQLGSFPTILFFPKHSARPVKYSSEKRDVDSLMAFVNALR